DNA sequence from the Halorussus limi genome:
CGGCGTCAACCACATGGTCGCGCACCTCGAAATCGGCCGCCAGCACTCGGAGTTCGACTCGCCGGTCTGCCTGAACGCCTCGGGCGCGAACGCCCACGTGCTGGGCTATCGGAACGGCCGGTACCGCGTGCTCGGCGAGACGATGGACACCGGCGTCGGCAACGCCATCGACAAGTTCACCCGCCACGTCGGGTGGTCCCACCCCGGCGGGCCGAAGGTCGAGGAGGCGGCGAAGGACGGCGAGTACGTCGAACTCCCCTACGTGGTCAAGGGGATGGACTTCTCGTTCTCGGGCATCATGAGCGCCGCGAAAGACGCCTACGACGCAGGCGTCCCCGTCGAGGACGTCTGTTACTCCCTTCAGGAGAACGTCTTCGGCATGCTCACGGAGGTCGCCGAGCGCGCGCTCTCGCTGACCGGGAGCGACGAACTCGTCCTCGGCGGCGGCGTCGGACAGAACGCCCGCCTCCGGGAGATGTTGCGGGAGATGTGCGACCAGCGCGGCGCGGACTTCTTCGCGCCCGACCCGCGATTCCTCCGGGACAACGCCGGGATGATAGCGGTCCTCGGCGCGGAGATGGTTCGGGCGGGCGACACCATCGCGGTCGAGGAGTCGGCGGTGGACTCGAACTTCCGGCCGGACCAAGTGCCGGTCACGTGGCGCTCCGACGAGGAGTCTGTTGCCCGGTGGCGCGAGGAGGGGAGCGAAGTGAAAGGCGCGGAGGCCACCGTCGAAATCGGCGACGAGCGCGTCACCAAGCGCCGCTTGCCGAAAAGCTACCGACACCCCGAACTCGACGCGCGACTCCGGCGCGCCCGGACAGTTCTCGAAGCGCGCCTGACTAGCGAGGCCCGCAGGCAAGGCGTGCCGACGCCGGTCGTCTACGACGCCGACCCCGAGGAGGGCGTACTGGTGTTCGAGCGCGTGGGCGAGGCCGACCTCCGCGAGCGACTGACGGCCGTCCGGGTGCGCGACGTTGCCCGCCACCTCGCGGCGATTCACGGCGCGGGGTTCGTCCACGGCGACCCGACGACGCGAAACGTCCGAGTGGACGGCGAGCGCACCTACCTCATCGACTTCGGATTGGGATACAACACCGACGACGCCGAGGACTACGCGATGGACCTCCACGTCTTCGGCCAGAGCCTCGCCGGAACCGCGGACGACGCCGAGGCGCTCCGAGAGGCCTTCGAGGCGGCCTACGCCGAAGTCGGCGACGAGGCGACCCTCGACCGCCTCCGGGAAGTCGAGGGCCGCGGTCGGTACCAGTGACCCGCGCCCGGCGACGCTGATTCTCCGGGCGACGACGACTCTCCGGGCGCGCGGCGAGCGTCAGCGGGTCAAATCAGCATCCCGGACTGCAACAGCGCGATGAGTCCCGTCAGCGTCACC
Encoded proteins:
- a CDS encoding bifunctional N(6)-L-threonylcarbamoyladenine synthase/serine/threonine protein kinase, with amino-acid sequence MRVLGIEGTAWAASAAVYDTNADPDSIFIETDAYQPDSGGIHPREAAEHMSDAVPEVVETALEAADGPVDAVAFSRGPGLGPCLRTVGTAARALAQTLDVPLVGVNHMVAHLEIGRQHSEFDSPVCLNASGANAHVLGYRNGRYRVLGETMDTGVGNAIDKFTRHVGWSHPGGPKVEEAAKDGEYVELPYVVKGMDFSFSGIMSAAKDAYDAGVPVEDVCYSLQENVFGMLTEVAERALSLTGSDELVLGGGVGQNARLREMLREMCDQRGADFFAPDPRFLRDNAGMIAVLGAEMVRAGDTIAVEESAVDSNFRPDQVPVTWRSDEESVARWREEGSEVKGAEATVEIGDERVTKRRLPKSYRHPELDARLRRARTVLEARLTSEARRQGVPTPVVYDADPEEGVLVFERVGEADLRERLTAVRVRDVARHLAAIHGAGFVHGDPTTRNVRVDGERTYLIDFGLGYNTDDAEDYAMDLHVFGQSLAGTADDAEALREAFEAAYAEVGDEATLDRLREVEGRGRYQ